The nucleotide sequence GCTGGTCCTGTATCCAGAGCCTTCCAGACACTCCCTGTCCTGCCCTCGATGTGTCCCTTTCCCGAGGGAGGCTCCCACAGTCCCACCTTGCTCTGGAAGCTGAAGATGGTGACAGACAGGCAGACCAGGGCCGTGATCCCaaggcacagcagcactgacttGGTGTTGTAGTAACTGGAAAATTACCAGGAAAACCACATTTGGATCATTCCCACTGAGATGGGAAGGGAGGATTCAGACAGGCAGGAGCTTGGCAAGGAAAGCATGAATCCTATGGGCACAAACAGCGCTGGAATTATCAATATTCCACATTAAtggtaaaaaaaaggaaggataGACAAAAGTCTGGAtgggttttcctgctgttttgaAGGAcagggggaaggcaggaggaTCCATCTGGGCCTCCcagggctctggagcagctgtgggctCCAAGTCCACCAATCCCACTGTCCACGGACAGACAGGGAACGGGGAAGATCCTGACTGGGAGGTAACAAAACCAGAAGGACAAAAGTCACCGTGGCATGAGGGGAGACCaaaggagcagccctgggctctTGCCCAGTCTGGCTTTTGGAAAGGGGCAGGAAGGAGGgactggagcagggacagaggctgCAGACTCAGGCTGGAAAGGTTTCCAGGCTGGATCAGGATTTTGGCTGtagtgccaggctcagcccttggAAAAGCGagtcctgctctgcctgggggAATTTGTATGGAGTCACTGGAGTTttccccctggagctgctgaggctGCATATTTCTTTGTCCCAATACATCCACCACCAGCCCTGGATCATATCCCTCTCTCCATGCTCCCACGTGAGCCAGGAGCAGATTTCCCAGTGCAAATGAGCAGAAGGGAACAGGCTGTGGGATACAAATTCctgaaactgcaggaaaaaattccttggCTCACTGCAGCCCCACCTGCCTGGGACCTGCTCAGTGAGAAATGTGGGATCAGTGTGTGGTCACCTCCAGCCCATCCAGGtgctgccctgtcccagccctcccgggctctcctgcaggatttgggatgcAGGAATCCCCCAGTGCTGCCTCCCTTAGGACAGGGACAGTCCTTGGAAACCTTCCTTAGAAAGTGGTTGCACAGGGAAGCTCCAGCTTTGCGTGGCTGCTGGGAGCCCCAGACAGCTCAGGTAGCCCAGGTACctcaggaaaagggaattttattttcaggaagagACAGGACACGGGACAATGCCCAACCCACCTGGAAAGCATTGCAGTGAGATAGGCCATGGACAGAGTCTGGGGAAAGCAGAGCCTGGTTAGTGCCCTCATGTCATCACTGGAAATCGCTCAATCCcagagaaaagggcagggaagCCTCTCAGGAGGAGGAACTCTGGCAGCATTCAGAACCCTCCAGTGACTGAGAGCCACAGGAGAGGGCAGAGGGAGGGCACGTGGGAGGGGAgcatcccctgctcctgcatccctcccaCACAGGACCCAGCTCCCATCCCACATTCCAgctgccatccctgctcccatcccagcatATCTCAGCTCCCACCCCAGTTCCCATCCTggttcccatcccagctccaatCCCAGTTCCCACCAGACTCCACAGAttaatttttgctattttttaacAAACAGAAGTTCCCTTTTTTTCCTAGCTTCTCCCATCCCAGAGCAACTACAGCTCCCCAGCCcaagcacaggaaaacaagaggatgaaattcccacttttccccgGGAATGCCAGCAGCTGTTGGCCAGATGTGCTACTCACAAAGATGCTGAGCAGGATCACATTCCATGGGAAATATCTCCTGCAAGAAAACAGAGtcagcaggggctgtgccagggaatcAGTGACCATGTAGGTGATTAGTGACTGTGAGGGTAATTAATGACCCTGCTGGGTAATTAATGCCCTGTGCACAAGTGCCAGGGGTGGTGCAGGGCACAGTCATCCTGCTGGCAGCCGCAGGCCATTTGGGGTCCTCCTGGGCCAGGACAAATGTCCCCAGGATATTCCTGCTCCACTGGGAGCTGACAGGAGCATCCTCTGGAATGTTTAATTCTCAGAATCAAGAGCTGCAAACGGGGCACTTTCTGCTGCAAAATCACAGCTGTAATCGGACTCTGGAGCTGCAGTAACCCAAGGCTGCatcaggctggagcagctgttaCCAGCATCTGAAGCAggttacccagagcagctgtggctgccccatccctggaagtgcccaaggtcaggttggaggggacttggagcaccctggggtagtaggaggtgtccctgaccatggcaggggtggcactggatgggctttaatgtctcttccaacccaaatcattccatgagcccatggaaacacagcagctgcatctgggtgctggcacagctcaaTCCCTGCCCCATAACAGGCTGGAAGCCTGAGGAGAACATTCCTGCGGCattccccaggctgtcagaCCCCAAAGTGATCCCTTTACCTGGGCCCGGAGCAACAGGCGAGGATCAGGTAGGTGACGAAGAAAACAGCGCTgcaaggagagagggagagtTCGGGAGGGGGAAACCAGCCTGGGATGGTGCAGGGGGCAGTTCCCATGGGATGGGGATGATGGAAATGCAAACACCCAGCTGGCTGGATCAAGGTGCTTCCTAGCCCTGGTCCCTCTCACtaagttccttcctgccctcaGGGGCCTCCTCTGCATGTGCCCATCTCCAGGGTAGGACAAAAcatccctggaaaagctgagagCTAGGTTTAGAACAGAGCTGAGGTCAGGTTCAGACCCCAGAGAGCACCCAAATGTGTTAATGACAAACAGGGCAGAAACTGGATTGGTGCTGGCTCTTAGGAAATTCCTTAATGGAAAAGGaggtcaggcattggaaggggctgcccagacAGTGGTGgaatcccatccctggaagtgtccaaaagCTTGTGTATGTGGCACTGGGGAACATGGCCAGTGCTGAGTGGAGGGTTGATGGTTGGACTGAATGATTGCCGGGGATTTTTCCAGCCTTCATGATTCCAAGATTTCATGGTTCTGTGAGTTTCTCACATGGAGGTGCCAGGCTTTGCCCCTCATTTCCAAACCCATTCAGGCTTGGTGGTGTCAAGGCTGGAGGTTCTTAAACCAAGGGCTGGAAAAGTGACCCggctcaggcagggctggaagggtTGTGCTGGAGGAGGGAGCTGCTCCCATGGCACATCCCTCCAGGAAGGAGAAGTTTTGGACttttcatccctggaagtgcccaaagccaggctgggcaggtTTGGAGTTACTggggataggggaaggtgtccaaggtttcccatggcagggctgtCATTGAATGGACTTCAAGGTCCCTCCAACCCAGCTCCTTCCAGGATTCCACTGCAGGAGTGCTTGAGGAAGAGcgcagggaagggaagggctgaAGGAAGGGCTCAGGGCAGGAGGATCCTAACTTACAGTGCCTAaccagcccctcccaggtccTGGCAGGTTTTATCTCCCAGGATTTGACCCCTCTCAAAGCCTCAGCCCCAGAGCTGAAGGAggctctcctgcctgcagctgggtgtttttccaggctctgggagctgctcccctgcTTTCCTCAGGGCAGTGGCTCTGGATGTGCCGATGGCTCTCGATAGCCACTGACCCTCGGCCAAGGCACGGAGGTGAcggcagagcccagagccatGAGACCCAGGGCACAGAGATAAACCCAGGCCCAGCTCTCCCACTGGGAAACCAGGAAAGCTGGACTGGACACGGCTGAGCAGCTGGAAAGAGCCTGTCAGGAGCACAGAGCCAGTGGGGCTGTCCGTGCCCTGTCAGCCCTGGATTTATTCCTattgtgccaccacagcagTGGGAAAACATCCTGGGGCTCCCAGGTTTATTTTACAGAGGTCTCTGCTTAGGAAGGAGATCCAGGCACAGAGCAAGAACAGCATTTGGAGACACTGGAATGGAGGGAAGGGCTTGGCTCACTGGGCAGTGACATAAACAGATAAAATTAAAGTCATGGAATAgcctgggtgggaagggaacttaaaatccatctcatcccaccccatgCCATGACACTGTCCCAGGttcctccaagccccatccagcctggcctcagaCACTTCCAGGAACAGCCACAgttgctctgggaattccattgcagggcctccccaccctcacagccaggaattcctccccagtatcccatccatccctgccctctgcactgggaatccattccctgtgtcctgtccctccatcccttgtccccagtccctctccagctctcctggagcccctttaggccctggaaggggctctgagctctctctggagtgaggtgaacacccccagctctcccagcctggctccggATGGtttccagcccttggagcagctctgtggcctcctctggactctctccagcagctcctcatcctccctgtgcaggaccccagggctggagcagctctgcaggtggggtctcacctgagcacaaGGGGACAATGACCAGGGGGAAATTCCTCCAGGACAGAATCCCCCCAGCTGCCCCAAGGGTGTTCCCACCAAAAAGCAGGAGGGAATAAACTCCAGCTGGGCTGAGAGAGGTGACCCCAGAGGCCAAGGTGGGGACCTGAGCACGGCTGAGCCttctccccctgtcccctctgaggTGGCACTGCCTCTCCAACCCCAGCTGCCCTGTGGAGCACCTTTGGTTCCCTCCTGGTGCCACAGAGTTGCCAGGTGCTCTCATTCCTGCAGTCTGGAGGGTTTTCCCAGGTTATGTAAGCTGGTGTCTCATCTCCTGATTTGGGTGTGAACTGATTGAAGCTGAATTCACCACACTTAATGAGCAGCACTGACCCTGCCAGCAGCTTGGAaactgcagagccaggagatCCCAGCGCTGAAGCTCCATTCCAGGCTGGTCTGGGGGACTGAGGGATGGCATCCCAACTTCAGGGCTCTGGGATGGAGCTCCAGGAGTGACAGCCCCATTCAGACATGGCCAGGAACATCCCAACACCTCCAAATCCCGCCCCACCCTCCCCCATATCTACTGGATATTATGTAATGGAAATCTCAGCAACCACCTGGCTTCCaaggggaaaatcccaaaattcatccTCAGGTACCCTGAACATCCTTCCAGGTGGCAGATATGGGgttctgcagtgttttcctgGATGCTCTGCAAGGAGGTCTTTAGAGCTTCCCAGGGGACATTCCCAAAATCAAGTCTCTAAGGTACCCTTCCAGGTCTCATGTAGGAGTTCCTACGCTGTTTCCCTGGAAACTCCCCAGTGTTCTCTGGCTCTCAGCAGGAAATACTCAGGTATTTACTTCACCCTGGCTTCTAGAGCCATTTTTGAGGAAGTGTTTGGAGTTTGCTCTCTCTTGCTCATTCAGGTGAGATTTTTCCATCTGCTCACCTCAGGCTCACCCATGGATTGAGCTGTGACTGCCCTTGAatccctgcaagtgtctcaggccaggttggacagggcttggagcaggctgggacagtggaaggtgtccttgccatggcaggggatgcACCAGGgcagctttaaggtccctcccaacccaacccaacccaacccattccatgacCTGCCCCAGCTGCCGCTGGACACTTTGGAGTGATTCTTCACACACAGGACAGGGAAATGTTTGGGAAGTGTTGGAGACCCTCCCACATCCCCACCCAGGCTGTCTGGAGTACACAAGGCCACAGGAAAAGCCAGGCATACTCACTAGGAAGCCCAGTACCAGGCAGAGTGGGTCTGGATGTAACCCTTGACCGGCTCACTGCAAGACAGAAGGAAAGTTCCTGAGCAGGAAAAATCCAATCCCTCACAGCTCCCTGCTCAATGAACCCCGGAACAGCCCTAGCATGGGGATTAAAAACTCAGCCCTGAGTGAATCCCTTCAGCAGCCTGAGCCTGTGGAGAGGAATTCCAGCTGCTAGATGGGAAGGGCAGCACTGCTCCCCCAGTTCCCcactggagctggctgggaatggctcccacAGGGTTTTAGGGAGCCCAAATCCTCCGGCTGGCAGTGATCCATTATTTATTCTGGAGGCAACATGAGACACACACGCCCAGAGTGCTCAGTCACCTGAGCTGGAGAGGGGGGTGAGCAGGGGAGGGAAcccagcccctggagcagggatcTGGTAACTCCCACAGGGAAAACCCAGCACTTACTGCCCAAGGGCAGCAGCCCAGGGGATCACCCAGCATGGGTGATCCCATCCTGAGCATAGGTGGGACTGAGGGACCTCTGAGTAttccttcagctttgcttttctattggaatactctgaaaaaaaatccaagtgtGACACAGCTCCCAGGAACTGCCCAGGGCCTGGGTCCCAGGTGACTCAGGACACACCCAGCACCTACCAGAAGGTGAAAAAAGCCACAATGACAACAGTGACCAGGAGCTGGACCATCAGGATGGCATAAACCTGTAGGGAGAGGTGATCCGTGAGATCCCAgaacccagcacagccaggccccTCCAGGGGCTGAGGGCTCCAGCTCTGGCTCCAGTCTGGAGCAGAAGGGGGTGTCCCTCCCTCACCTTCCTGATGAACACCCTGCGCACGTTGTGGTCATCCCAGCTGAAGGTGGTGAGCAGCTCCGTGTCCCCGGGGTACCCCCCGCTGCCGTAGCTCGGGCTGGTGCCTGCAGAGAGCccaaagggagcagctcccaccccaatcccccccagCTGCTGCAACATGGCCCCAGGGAGCAAGCACGGCTCAGCTGCCCCAAATTCCCAGGTGTTGTCTGCTCCTTTCCCGCTCCTGAGCTCATCAGGACCATCCCTGGGAACAGAGTGGGGAACGCTCTCACAAACCACTCCAACACCAGGATTAATCCCTGTCTGAGGAAACACCAAACCTTCCAGAGCAATTGGAGGGTTGGGATCATCCCTTGCTCTCCTTTCCCTGGCTATTAAAGCATCCCCAGAGCAGCCGTGACTCAGCACTCCCAGCGGGAGCAGGAGgattccctgctgctctcctgagcTGTTTGCATCGTGTCTTTTGTCAACAatgtccctgctcccagagcagctcctggcagctccctgAGGTTCATCCCTCAATCCAATTTCCATGCATGGACTCAGGGAACAGTTAAGCACCAAGCCTGAAAAAGGAGGGAACAGTTCTGATGCCACCAGTGAGAAAAATCTTTCCCCAAATCCTCAAATCACCACACAAGTCATCTCTGCTTTGCCAAAACAGGAACAGAAGCTCCTGTTGCTTTTCcctaccccatccctggaagtgtccaaggccaggttggacactggggcttggagcagtctgggatagtgggaggtgtccctgccatggcaggggtggcactgggtgggcttaaaggtcccatcccatccaaaccattccaggatccCATGATCATTCTGTGCCCTCTTTACTTCCTTTGCTGATGTCCCCCCCTTCTGGGTTTCCACAGAAGGACTTTTGTGTGATTCTCCTGCTTTAcattcctgtccctgcctggtCCACAGATGCCTCTCCTCCTCCTAAAGCTTCTGAGCTCAGGGATACCCAAATCCTCTGGGAAGATGGAGCAAAGATCCTCTCGATCTCAGAGCAGACACCAGGATAGCCAAACTCAAGGTCCTGATCCTGAATTTCTCCTGTCTTCCTGGTCAAAAGTTGCTTGTTGGAAATGCAGGAGCCTAACTTAGGTGCCCCCAGCAGGAAATCAGTCCCTGGTGCAGATGTATTGCCAATAAATCCCTtggtccttccttcctgccccacTGAAGCTGAAGCACCCTACTCCTGCATGTTCTCCTGGGTCCCTCATCAGGCCCAGAGTACCTGGGACACTTCCAAGCCTCCTAAACACCCAGCTGGCACTCAGTGCCTCGCAGGAACTGAAAGGTTttaccctcctccctccctggcagtgtccccagcatccagagggtttctcctcctccctcctggtGTCCCCACACCCATCCCCCATCCAAggccacagcagcacagtgtgTGCTGAGGTCATTGTCACAGAAGCAACCCCAAATCCACATCCCTTCTCTCCAGGTGCTCCCAGTAAGGTGTGAGACATCCCATAGAGTGGGGTTCCCACCTGGAGACCCAAAATacccaatcccatcccatttgGGCCTCACCCATACTAATTCAttgtgaaagcagaaaaatccgGATGATCCCCAGAGCTACCTGGGAGTTTTACCCCCTCTGTTCTTTAGGGAAAAGGCTGAGAAACCATGGGAATATGCTGGCACAGACACACCAGGGGGAAGTTGTCACTCCTTGCCCTTCCCCAAGCATCCCACCCCTGAAGCTGGACACAATAGGCAGCAAAGGATGGAGCAAGGCAAGGGATCAGGAGTCCCTAAACACCAACCTTCCAGCGTTTTCTCTGGCTGGAACTGTGCTAAGCAAACACTTAGCCACTCCCAGGGTCACTTCCCAGCCACCCCATCTTGACCCAGCCCTGTTTGCAAGcctgcagccattccctgggcactgccagggctttGTCCTTTGCTAGGGCCCAGCAGAAGCTCCAGGGAGCTTCTGGGTGATGGAAAAACTGTTGGTTTGCCCAGGAATGCCCACAAGGATGCTGGAACAATCCAGCCTTCTGCTCCAGCCATGTCCCAGcctccctggctctgccacaAGCTGCCAACAGCCACACTCAGGGCTGTGACACCAATTGTGACACCAACTGTGTCACTCAGCTGCTCTGAGAGCTAGGACTGGGCAGGAGCTACaggaggaggtgggggggggggggcctacagctgctccaggactTTCCTTCCAGCCCCAGGAGCCAGGATCTCCCAGGGCAGcgagctgggaatggggatttcTCCTGCCATGGAACTGGAAAGGAGTTTAGTCCCACATCTGGAAGGGAGTGAGGTCTCTGTGATGGCTGAAATGGTTTTTATTTACAGACACGGACTTTTATCTGCagatggagatgctccagggtAGATGGAGACTTTTACACATCGATAGAGACTCTCCTGTGCAGACAGAGCTCACAGttcacagctgcagctctgccctgggccAAACTGGGCACCACATCCCTGGCCCTCCTCTTATTCCTGGTCCCCCTCTAATCCTtgttctccctctcctctccagtCCTGGGGGGGATCTCTGCCCCCTCTCCCAGGGGCTCACCCCAGTACAGCCATGGAAGGACTTACTGGGATCCACGTAAGCCCAGCTGGGGTGGAGCGGGGCCGCCGGTGGGGCAGGGAAAGCCCCGGATTTCATCCCTTCTCCTGCTGTTGCCTCCTCATAGGATGGAGGAGCCGGGGGGGCTGTGGCATTGTCCTTCTTGTCCCCCTGCCCCTCAGAGCTGGGGGGTTTGCTGTTCACAGAGAGCTGCACAGAAAGGGgcaaagagggagagagagctgAGTAAAAGCATCCCAGAAAGCACCCTGAATGAGAGCCTGGCATGGACAGGTTCTGGAAATGGGGGCAGGAACTGGGAGACATCCAGCCATTCCTGAACACTGGACACGGGCCCATCCCTGCACCCCGGGAAGGGGCATCCATGACTCAGGGGAGATGGGAAAGCCCCTGAGGTGTTAATTGGGATGAGAAGTTCCAGGCAGGGAGGTCTGAGGGGAGCCACAGAGCCCCTGCAGTGCCTCGGGCTCAATGTGACACCAAAAACATCCAAGGAATTCTCTGCTTTTCATCAAATTTCCTACCTTGCTCCTTAAAAAGAGATTTCAGTTCCTGGGCAGAAAATCTTGAACTCTTCATTCCCGTTTACACCCATTTTGGGGAGTTGCTCCCAGGAATGCTCTGGTATGGCCCTCCAGAATTTTATCTCTGCCCGTGTGgaggctcagctctgctgcttcccagcattCGAAGGGTTTGGGATCGCAGCAAGCAGCCAACCTGGGGCCACCCGAGCACTCGTCTCTCCTTGGGAACATGATCCTTTTAACCTTCCAGATCAGCCTGGGATAAACTGTCAGCCTGGGCTCCTCTGCTGCCACCGGAGGAGCCAGCTCAGTCCCCGCAGACGCCAGGGATGCGGGGCTGGAATCGCAATGAACCCCAAACCACCAGGCATTAACAGAGCAGAGTGAGAAGGGCTTCGACTGAAGGGGTCACAGCCCCTGAAAACACAGgaggggccaggctgggatgtgTCCCACGGGCAGATGCAGCTGTGCCACCTCCCGTGGCAGCCCCCAGGGACTGTCCTTCCCTGCCCCTTGAGTTTAGGGGGACGAGATCATGcaagccccctccccaccatcCCCGGATATCCAAGGACATTCAGAGGGATGGAACTGCATCCAGAGCGTTGCCATGGCGACGGTGCATGAGCTGGCAGAGGATGCACAACTCCCCCTCCCTGGTCTGGGAGCATTGGAGAAgtccaaaatccccaaaatccccgaaATACAGAGCCCCTGGGCCGGGCAAGAGGTGCTCGGGGCAGCTCCGGGCACTGCCAGGAGGGAACGGGGATGGGACAGCACAAACATCCCCGGGATAGGGGCCGtggcgggggggagggggggtggggggtggaaCTGCCACAGGTCCAACTGGGTTTGAGCTGCGCATCCACCCCCCCTAAATCAGCCCCCAAtcccaaaaccaaccccaaaccagcctcccatcccaaaatcacccctAAAACAGCCCACAGCCCCAAAACCAAGCCCAAACCAgcccccaaacccaaaaccaagccaaaaccagcccccaaccccaaaaccagccccTCAGCCCCTTCCAGCCCCCCAACCCCTTCCACCCCCATGGCAGGGTCCGCGCACAGGTACCCAgctccccccttcccccatcgttttattctttccattccttcccctccacccctctttcctcctccagctgcgCCGTTATGCAACAGGGACGGACTCGTCCTGCCCGCTCCGGCCTCCCTCCTACCTTGCCCTGGGTCATGGCTCCTGCTTGGACCGCGGGAGGGGTCGGGATGGAGCTGGGTGCGCGGTCCTTCCCAGCGCCTCTCCCGGGAACTGGCGGGGCTGGATGCGGCCGCCGCAGCCCCCGCAGCCGCTGCCTTCACCTTCCAGCAACGTCCCCGGAGCAGCGGGcgctgcaggcagggctgtaCCACTGCCAGCCCGAGGCACAGGGGAGCCAGGAGagcctgggatgggatggggtgggatggggtgggatgggatgggatgggatgggatgggatgggatgggatgggatgggatgggatgggatgggatgggatgggatgggatggggagaggtTCAGGGTcagggggatgcagggatgagCTCAGGAATGGAGAAGATACAGGGATGTGGTGTTGaggaggatgcagggatgggatggagagGATGCAGGGTTAGGGGGTGATGCAAGGATGCAGACCCTGGAAcgatgcagggatgggatggggagagTGGATAAACACAACACCCAGGAGGGTGAAGGGTTAGGGTCAGGAATGGGGAGGATGTGGGGATTCAGGGATAGGGATGATCCAGGGTAGGGAGGATGGGATTCAGGGATAGGGATGATCCAGGTATGGGAAGGATGCAGGGATAGGGTCTCACCCcacagctgggaagcagctgctccagagctgctgaacCTCAGGACTGGGGTTTACAAAGGGAAGGAGACTCTGAGGAGCCTTTGCTGCAGCCTCTCTGCTACTGCCTCAGAGCCCACTGTGGGAGAAGCTCCCAAACATCCTGGGTGTGTTGTGGGGTGCTGGAGGTTCCAGTGGGACAAAAGGGGGCAGCCTGAGCTGGACATGGGGCATGGACAGAATGCAggtcctgtgtcctgtccttgtccctgtggggcacagggagcatCTGGAGGTGCCCTGGGCATCCCCACCTTCACAGCAGATTATTGATCAAGGTTTTTGATCCAAGCCCCTGGACAGGGGGATATGGGGGTCACCCCACgtggggcacagccaggggaaGGGCACTGAGGGAATCAGGGTTTccactgctgggacagggccTGGGGGGAAATACAACCTCAGAGCACAGGGAGATGGGAACATCGGCTCTTGtgccacaggcagcaggacaTGGGGAAAAATTGTCCCTTGTGAAGGGTGAAATGGTTCCCACTGGCAGGACAGAGGAAGGGAcagtggaaacacagcccaggGTCCACCTGGACcccagagaggggctggagaggaaTGGGAGCTCTCAGCAGTGCAGCCGTGCTCTCTGTTCCCCCAAAATGGGACAATTTAGAGCTGAGACCCTCCGTTCCATCCCCCCAGCCCCTTCCAGTCACTCCTGAGTTTGCCAGGTTGGTAACAGAGGTACAAACAATAAAACAGCTGTTCTGAGCACTCCgctgggaaacaaaacaaagcaaaaacccaaccaaacaaacaaaaagccacaaacaaacaaaaacaaaacaaaaaacacaaaaacaaacaaacaaaaaaagagagacaaacTCCAGGCTCCCCAGGCCCAGTGCAAAGAAGGTGAGGAATCTTTGCAGGTAAACAGGGTGGGGAAACCATCCCCATTCCTGGATTCTGCGAAGAAGCCGGGAAAGGAAGGGTTAAAAGGAAAGCACGGGCTGGAAGGGCAGGAATGCAGCCAAGCAAAGCAGCATCGGCATCCACACAGACCCAGCCCGAGCCATTCAGTTGGAAAGGGGCGATTCCCCAGAACCTGTCAGGATTATTCAGAATCAATTAAGGGCCACTTAACCACCGGCTCCTCCAGGGCTTCATtctcctggggctgggcaggtcccgagggaggaggagaaactGAGCCCAGCACTGGTTCCCGGATTTTGGCTGCTCTGTGAGGGCGAGGATGGACAAATAACTAAGAACAAGGATGGAGGAATAACCATGGATAAATAAGGGAGCACAAGGATGGATAAAGAAACGCTCAGCTGGTGACCCTCTTCAAGCAGGGGCCTGGCCAAGGGGTCAAGGGCTTGGGAACAGAAACCCCGGGTGTTTTGTGACACCAAAACCCCCAGGGCTTCGCTCCCAGCCAAGCCAGATTCCTTAGAGTGTTAACTCCAGATCCCACACTCTCCATCCCAGGCTAGAAAGGCTTGAAGAGGTGAAACGTTGGgtctggaagaagaaaaattcccaGCAAAGCAACAACCAAAGCAGGACGTGCAGACAGGAGATCCaaaacagcagggaagagaTTCCAGCCCAGGCCCTGCTCTGTTAAGGGAACATCCTGAGTGAGAAGGGACCCCAAGGACCATCCAGTCtggcccctgtccctgcacagacaccccaaaatcgCACCCTATGCCTGAGAATGTTGTccaaaggctcctggagctctggcagccttgggtACCCATGACCAGTCCCTGGGACGACTgtccagtgcccagcaccctgtgGAGCCTTTCCCTAAACCCAGCCTGagcccctggcccagctccaggctgctcGGAGCTCCCAGGGGTCTCGGACTCCCCGCCTGGTGCAGCCTGGCACCAAATCCAGCGCCAAGAGACACCACCCCCgtggggctctgaggaaccaGCATGTCCTTCCTGAGCCAGGAAAAGGATCTGGGAAAGCCCTCAAGGCTCTGCTTAGTCCTGGAGAAGGCGAGAATGGCtcttcccagcctgcagcagtggAGAGCAGGCTTGCAGGGACCATCCCTTCCCCAaaagctgctccaagcctggaTCTTTGCTCTTCTGTCTGAGCTGAAAGCTCCCAAATGTGCCAGAGTCCTCCCAAGGTGTTAATTGTC is from Cinclus cinclus chromosome 30, bCinCin1.1, whole genome shotgun sequence and encodes:
- the FAIM2 gene encoding protein lifeguard 2 → MTQGKLSVNSKPPSSEGQGDKKDNATAPPAPPSYEEATAGEGMKSGAFPAPPAAPLHPSWAYVDPSTSPSYGSGGYPGDTELLTTFSWDDHNVRRVFIRKVYAILMVQLLVTVVIVAFFTFCEPVKGYIQTHSAWYWASYAVFFVTYLILACCSGPRRYFPWNVILLSIFTLSMAYLTAMLSSYYNTKSVLLCLGITALVCLSVTIFSFQSKFDFTSYQGVLFVLLMVLFLGGLVLAVILPYQYVPWLHAIYALLGAGIFTMFLALDTQMLMGNRRYSLSPEEYIFGALNIYLDIIYIFSFFLQFFGSSQE